The following are from one region of the Hymenobacter sp. YIM 151858-1 genome:
- the cmk gene encoding (d)CMP kinase — protein sequence MKNIVIAIDGYSSCGKSTTAKAVAAELGYAYIDTGAMYRGVTLYLLEHNISFEDLPRVEEALHHMQITFKRNRRTGRNELCLDGIIREDEIRQMRISNAVSEVSVIPAVRHAMVRQQQRMARKRGVVMDGRDIGTTVFPDAEVKIFMTADVHTRAMRRQVELATKGEQVSLDDIVQNLQKRDYLDSTRAESPLRRAADAVLLDTSHITIDEQVDFVLERVSSVLVDGLRAAEIG from the coding sequence ATGAAAAACATCGTCATAGCCATCGACGGCTACTCTTCCTGCGGCAAAAGCACTACGGCCAAAGCCGTTGCCGCCGAACTTGGCTATGCTTACATCGACACCGGGGCCATGTACCGTGGTGTCACGCTTTACCTCCTCGAGCACAACATCTCGTTCGAGGATTTGCCGCGGGTGGAGGAAGCCCTCCACCACATGCAGATTACCTTCAAGCGGAACCGCCGCACGGGGCGCAACGAACTGTGCCTCGACGGCATCATCCGGGAGGACGAAATCCGGCAGATGCGCATTTCCAACGCCGTAAGCGAGGTGTCGGTTATTCCGGCCGTGCGCCACGCCATGGTGCGCCAGCAGCAGCGCATGGCCCGCAAGCGCGGGGTGGTGATGGACGGCCGCGACATCGGCACCACCGTATTCCCCGACGCCGAGGTGAAGATTTTCATGACGGCCGACGTACACACCCGCGCCATGCGCCGGCAAGTAGAGCTGGCCACCAAGGGCGAGCAAGTGTCGCTCGACGACATTGTACAGAACCTGCAGAAGCGCGACTACCTCGACTCGACGCGCGCCGAAAGCCCGCTGCGCCGCGCCGCCGATGCCGTGCTGCTCGATACCTCGCACATTACGATTGATGAGCAGGTGGATTTCGTACTCGAGCGCGTTTCGTCCGTATTGGTGGATGGGCTGCGCGCTGCTGAAATCGGCTGA
- the ade gene encoding adenine deaminase, with protein MSADFALRANVVDIHNKTTRPGTIRVAGGRIERIEHDTPGTAPDPALPYALPGFVDAHVHVESSLLVPAEFARLAVVHGTVATVSDPHEIGNVLGVAGVEFMLDNARQSPFHFCFGAPSCVPATAFETAGAVITADDIEALFQRPEIGYLAEMMNWPGVLHHDADVMRKIALAQQYGRPVDGHAPGLRGDDARRYAAAGMSTDHECFTAEEALDKLACGMHILIREGSAARNFDALVDLLHEHSARIMFCSDDKHPDSLVLNHIDELVRRAVARGIEVWKVLQAACLNPVQHYRLTDLGQLREGDAADFIVVDNLQDFRVQQTYLRGALVAEQGRALLPPGRNGAPNNFVARPVQPADFALGAPDATAAGAARVRAIRCYDGQLITAADPASVPVLAGLLVPDVANDVLKLTVVNRYQPDARPAVAFIRGFGLQRGALASSVGHDSHNITAVGCSDEALARAVNLVIEAKGGLAAVGDNGEELLLPLPVAGLMSDGEGYAVAEAYTAVDQLAKHLGSPLRAPFMTLSFMALLVIPALKLSDKGLFDGEKFEFVPVLM; from the coding sequence ATGTCCGCTGATTTTGCGCTGCGCGCCAACGTTGTCGATATCCATAACAAAACCACCCGCCCAGGCACCATTCGGGTGGCCGGCGGCCGCATCGAGCGGATTGAGCACGATACCCCCGGCACCGCGCCCGACCCGGCCCTGCCCTATGCCCTGCCCGGCTTCGTGGATGCGCACGTGCACGTAGAAAGCTCCTTGCTGGTGCCCGCCGAGTTTGCCCGCCTGGCGGTGGTGCACGGCACGGTGGCCACCGTGTCCGATCCGCACGAAATTGGCAACGTGCTGGGCGTGGCCGGCGTGGAGTTTATGCTCGATAACGCCCGCCAGTCGCCGTTTCACTTCTGCTTCGGGGCGCCCTCGTGCGTGCCGGCTACCGCGTTCGAAACGGCCGGGGCTGTCATCACCGCCGACGACATCGAAGCGCTGTTTCAGCGGCCCGAAATCGGCTACCTGGCCGAAATGATGAACTGGCCCGGCGTGCTGCACCACGATGCCGACGTGATGCGCAAAATTGCCCTGGCCCAGCAGTACGGCCGCCCCGTAGATGGCCACGCCCCCGGCCTGCGCGGCGACGACGCCCGCCGCTACGCCGCCGCCGGCATGAGCACCGACCACGAGTGCTTTACGGCCGAAGAGGCCTTGGATAAGCTGGCGTGCGGCATGCACATTCTGATTCGGGAAGGTTCGGCGGCCCGCAACTTCGATGCGCTGGTGGATTTGCTGCACGAGCATTCGGCCCGCATCATGTTCTGCTCCGACGACAAGCACCCCGACTCCCTGGTGCTCAACCACATCGACGAGCTGGTGCGCCGCGCCGTGGCCCGCGGCATCGAGGTATGGAAGGTGCTGCAGGCCGCTTGCCTGAACCCCGTGCAGCACTACCGCCTCACCGACCTAGGTCAGCTGCGCGAAGGCGACGCGGCCGACTTTATCGTGGTGGATAACCTGCAGGATTTCCGCGTTCAGCAAACTTACCTGCGCGGCGCGCTGGTGGCCGAACAGGGCCGCGCGCTTTTGCCGCCCGGCCGCAACGGCGCGCCCAACAACTTTGTGGCCCGCCCCGTGCAGCCCGCCGATTTTGCCCTAGGTGCCCCCGATGCCACGGCCGCCGGGGCAGCCCGGGTGCGGGCCATCCGGTGCTACGACGGGCAGCTGATTACCGCCGCCGACCCCGCCAGCGTGCCCGTGCTAGCCGGCCTGCTCGTGCCCGATGTTGCCAACGATGTGCTGAAGCTGACGGTAGTAAACCGCTACCAGCCCGATGCCCGGCCCGCCGTGGCGTTCATCCGCGGGTTTGGCTTGCAGCGCGGCGCCCTGGCCAGCAGCGTCGGCCACGATTCGCACAACATCACGGCCGTGGGCTGCTCCGACGAGGCCCTGGCCCGCGCCGTGAACCTGGTAATCGAGGCCAAAGGCGGCCTGGCTGCCGTGGGCGACAACGGCGAGGAGTTGCTGCTGCCGCTGCCCGTGGCCGGGCTGATGTCGGATGGCGAAGGGTACGCCGTGGCCGAGGCCTATACCGCCGTCGACCAATTGGCCAAGCACCTTGGCAGCCCGCTGCGCGCCCCGTTCATGACGTTGTCGTTCATGGCCCTGCTGGTAATTCCGGCTCTGAAGTTGAGCGACAAAGGTTTGTTCGACGGCGAGAAGTTCGAATTTGTACCCGTGCTGATGTAG
- a CDS encoding response regulator, giving the protein MSRKLNQVVLIDDNETTSFLNNRLLQRLDLAENILLFTNAEQAFSQLWGKGAAAGEAKPELVFVDLKMPGMDGFEFLNQYSQLPAEVREKTVMAVLTTSMHSADTSRVAQYEGVEYLAKPLTEEKMRMLLEKRFEMVN; this is encoded by the coding sequence ATGTCACGCAAGCTCAATCAGGTGGTGCTTATCGATGATAACGAAACCACCAGTTTTCTGAACAACCGGCTGTTGCAGCGGCTCGATCTGGCCGAGAACATTTTGTTGTTTACCAACGCCGAGCAAGCTTTCAGCCAACTCTGGGGCAAAGGCGCGGCAGCCGGCGAGGCAAAGCCGGAGCTGGTTTTCGTGGACCTGAAAATGCCCGGCATGGACGGCTTCGAGTTCCTGAACCAGTACAGCCAGTTGCCCGCCGAAGTGCGCGAAAAAACCGTAATGGCGGTGCTAACCACCTCCATGCACTCGGCCGATACCTCGCGGGTGGCGCAGTACGAAGGCGTAGAGTACCTGGCCAAGCCGCTCACCGAAGAGAAGATGCGCATGCTGCTGGAGAAGCGCTTCGAGATGGTGAACTAA
- the sucD gene encoding succinate--CoA ligase subunit alpha, with protein MSVLVNKDSKVIVQGFTGSEGSFHAQQMMDYGTNVVGGVTPGKGGQTHLGKPVFNTVADAVQATGADTTIIFVPPAFAADAIMEAADAGIKVIVTITEGIPTKDMIAVKEYLKNREGLRMIGPNCPGVMTAGECKVGIMPGFIFSKGRVGIVSKSGTLTYEAVDQLTKAGLGQTTAIGIGGDPIIGTTTKEAVELLMNDPETEGIVMIGEIGGGMEAEAARWIKETGNKKPVVGFIAGQTAPPGRRMGHAGAIVGGADDTAAAKMAIMRECGIHVVDSPAEIGETMLRVLQGDKVTA; from the coding sequence ATGAGCGTACTGGTCAATAAGGACTCGAAAGTGATTGTGCAGGGTTTCACGGGCTCCGAAGGCTCGTTCCATGCCCAGCAGATGATGGACTACGGCACCAACGTCGTGGGTGGCGTAACGCCCGGCAAAGGCGGCCAAACCCACCTCGGCAAGCCCGTATTCAACACCGTAGCCGACGCCGTACAAGCAACCGGCGCCGACACGACCATCATTTTCGTGCCCCCGGCATTTGCCGCCGACGCCATCATGGAGGCTGCCGACGCTGGCATTAAAGTTATCGTAACCATCACCGAAGGCATCCCGACCAAGGACATGATTGCGGTGAAGGAGTACCTGAAAAACCGCGAGGGCCTGCGCATGATCGGCCCGAACTGCCCCGGCGTAATGACCGCCGGCGAGTGCAAAGTGGGCATCATGCCCGGCTTTATCTTCTCGAAAGGCCGCGTAGGTATCGTGTCGAAATCGGGCACCCTGACCTACGAAGCCGTTGACCAGCTGACCAAAGCCGGCCTGGGCCAAACCACGGCCATCGGCATCGGCGGCGACCCCATCATCGGCACCACCACCAAGGAAGCCGTTGAGCTGCTCATGAACGACCCCGAAACCGAGGGCATCGTAATGATCGGCGAAATCGGCGGCGGCATGGAAGCCGAAGCGGCTCGCTGGATTAAAGAAACCGGCAACAAAAAGCCCGTGGTAGGCTTTATAGCCGGCCAAACCGCACCTCCCGGCCGCCGCATGGGCCACGCTGGTGCCATCGTCGGCGGCGCCGACGACACGGCTGCTGCTAAAATGGCCATCATGCGCGAGTGCGGCATCCACGTAGTAGACTCGCCCGCCGAAATCGGCGAAACGATGCTGCGCGTGCTGCAAGGCGACAAGGTAACGGCGTAA
- a CDS encoding contact-dependent growth inhibition system immunity protein: MKLERNWRNKSLDNLEKEVWGASSCGSNLTNRVVALRKMPLEQLRAEDLRLLIRQGISLPYLVPLVLELLEQDVAVETDYGPGNLLETVLKIDEQYWFRNQSQWSVLCKLVSQNSDLLVELAIDTTKFLRVGKQLG, from the coding sequence ATGAAGCTGGAGCGCAATTGGCGCAATAAGTCTCTTGATAACTTAGAAAAGGAGGTTTGGGGCGCTTCGTCTTGCGGAAGTAATCTAACTAATAGGGTTGTTGCGCTACGCAAAATGCCCTTAGAGCAACTACGTGCCGAAGACCTCCGCCTCCTTATCAGGCAAGGAATAAGCCTCCCTTATCTGGTGCCGCTGGTTTTAGAACTACTAGAGCAGGACGTCGCTGTTGAAACAGACTATGGCCCTGGCAATCTGCTGGAAACCGTTCTGAAGATAGATGAGCAGTATTGGTTTAGGAATCAGAGTCAATGGTCGGTACTATGCAAGCTAGTCAGCCAGAATTCTGATTTACTAGTGGAGCTAGCTATTGACACAACTAAGTTTTTGCGAGTAGGTAAACAACTAGGCTGA
- a CDS encoding outer membrane beta-barrel protein: MAVRRLLLLGLPLLSSCASVYFPPPAAAPMLTQKGEFSGGLHTNWKANVTAQGAYAAGEHVGIIASGSFLHTNGKRKVYDQDFGEVGAGYYTRFGADKSRILEVYAGAGYGKGKRTERTRAGEVTETVEARLEKYFAQVNYTKKDREEFEFLGRTWPFRYGAALRLSYMNTPELRLNGQLIPGEDNIFFEPVTYTRIGLVGPLKFQTMSGWNFGLKNRKYLTAGNSVFSLGLIINVGGDGRGD, translated from the coding sequence GTGGCCGTACGTCGACTGTTGCTGTTGGGCCTGCCGCTGCTGAGTAGCTGTGCCTCTGTTTATTTTCCGCCGCCCGCCGCCGCGCCTATGCTCACGCAAAAGGGCGAGTTCAGCGGGGGCTTGCATACCAACTGGAAAGCCAACGTTACGGCCCAAGGCGCCTATGCGGCCGGTGAGCACGTGGGCATCATCGCCTCGGGCTCGTTTCTGCACACCAACGGCAAGCGCAAAGTTTACGACCAGGATTTTGGCGAAGTGGGCGCGGGCTACTACACCCGCTTCGGGGCTGATAAAAGCCGCATTCTGGAGGTGTACGCAGGCGCCGGCTACGGCAAAGGCAAGCGCACCGAGCGTACCCGCGCCGGCGAAGTAACAGAAACCGTGGAAGCCCGGCTTGAGAAGTACTTCGCGCAGGTGAACTACACCAAGAAAGACCGCGAGGAGTTCGAGTTCCTAGGTCGCACGTGGCCGTTCCGGTACGGGGCCGCCCTGCGCCTGAGCTACATGAACACCCCCGAGCTGCGCCTGAACGGGCAGCTCATTCCCGGCGAGGACAACATTTTCTTCGAGCCTGTTACCTACACCCGCATCGGCCTCGTCGGCCCGCTCAAGTTTCAGACCATGAGCGGCTGGAACTTCGGCCTGAAAAACCGCAAGTACCTCACGGCTGGTAATTCGGTGTTCAGCCTCGGGCTGATTATCAACGTGGGCGGAGACGGACGAGGGGATTAA